AGCCGGACGGCGATGAACTCCGCCGCCACGCCCTCCTCAGCCAGCCGCTCGACGGCCAGTTGGCAAAGCCGCCCGGCCAGCGACGAATCCTGTCCGCCGCTGACGCCGAGCACGAAGCCGGAGGCCCCGGCCGCTTTGAGGTACCGGACGAGGAAGTCCACCCGCTCGGCCACTTCGGCGGCGGGGTCGATGGTCGCGCTGACGTTCAGCTCGTCGATGATTCTGGCCTGGAGATCACGCATGGGGACAGAGTAGCCTCTCGCTGGCACCCGGGGCGCGGTCAGGGGACGCGGGTGACGGCGCGGGCGAGGATGGCGGTGGTGAGGGCATCCACCGGCTCACGCGCGGCGGAGGGATTCGACAGCAGCGTGAAGTCGACGTGGCCGAGTTCCGGGAGCTCGAAGCGGTTGGTGACTTTGATGAGGTCGGTCGGGATCAGCGAGCGAGGGAAAACCGCCACTCCCAGACCTGCGCGCACGGCCGCGAGCACACCGTTCACCTCACGCGTGTTGCAGGTGATCCGCCAGGTGCGCCCGGCCGACTCCAGCGCGTCGATGGTGATCTGACGGCTGAGGCTCGGCCCCTGGTAGACGATCAAGGGCACCGGCTGCCCGGGTTCCAGCCCGGTCTTCTCCTGCCCCATCCACACCAGCTCGTCCGTCGCGACGACGGTTCCCTCGGTCGTGCCGGGGTTCTGCTTGATGAAGATGAGGTCGAGCTGGCCAGCTTTCAGACGGCGGTGCAGCGGACCGGACTGGTCCACGGTCAGCTCCAGGTTGACCTGCGGGTTCTGCTGCCGGAAATGGCGAAGGATGCGAGGCAGCGTCGTGATCGCCAGATCGTCGGCGGCGCCGAACCGCAACCGGCCGCGCATCGCCGAACCGCTGAAATAGCGATCGGCCTCGGCGTGCGCGGTCAAGATAGTGCGGGCGAAACCTGCCATCGCATCCCCGTTGTCCGTCAGCCGGACCTCGCGCGTGTCCCGCGCGACGAGCTGCCGTTTGGCCGCTTCTTCCAGACGGCGGACATGCTGACTGACCGTGGGCTGGCTGATCCCCAGCCGGCCCGCCGCACGCGTGAAGCTGCGCAGATCGGCGACGGCCAGGAATGTGCGGAGGAGGACCGGATCGAACATCTCACCATCCATTCGGAAAATCAATGGGAGTTATAGGTTGAATTCTCTGAAACAATACCGCGGATTCTCTAGGTTGGAAGACAGAACTCGACGCACGTCCATACGGAACCAGGAACGCAGGAAAGACAGCTCGTGACGAACTCCACCGCAGCAGCGGCCCCGCCCACCGGCCCCATGCTCATCCTCAGCGCTCGCCCGCCGTGGCGCGAGACGTTCGTCTCGCTGCGGATCCCCAACTACCGGAGATTCACCGCTGGCAATCTGGTCGCCAACACAGCGGCGTGGATGCAGCGGATCGCGATGGACTGGCTCGTCCTCCAGCTCTCCGGGAGCGTCGCGGCCGTCGGTGTCACGGTCTTCATGCAGTTCGCCCCGATGCTTCTGTTCGGGCTCTGGGGCGGCGTGATCGCCGACCGGCATTCGAAGCAGCGGCTCCTCATCATCACGCAGTCCGCCTCGGCGGCGCTCGCGGCGCTCCTCGCCGTCCTGACCCTCAGCGGCACGGTCGAGGTCTGTCATGTGTACCTCATCTCTTTCGCACTCGGGCTCGTGACCGTGGTCGACAACCCGGCCCGGCAGGTGTTCGTCAACGAACTCGTCGGCCCGCGCCACCTGCGCAACGCGATCAGTCTCAACTCCTCGATCTTCCAGCTCGGCGGGCTGATCGGCCCGGCGCTGGCCGGCCTCATGATCGCCGCGGTCGGCGGCGGCTGGTCGTTCGCGATCAACGCGGTCGCCTGCCTCGCGGTCGTAGCTGCGCTGCTCGCCCTGAGGAAGGGCGAGTTGCACCACTCCCCCGCCGCGCCCCGCGGAAAGGGCCAGCTGGCGGAAGGCATCCGCTACGTGCGGCGCAAGCCCGTGATCTTCTGGACCGTCGTCATGGTCGCGGTGCTCGCGGTCTTCGCGTTCAACATGCCGGTGTTCCTCGCGGCGTACGCGAACGAGGTCTTCGACGCAGGAGCCCAGGGCTACGGGATCTTCAACGCCCTTGTCGCGGCCGGCGCGCTGGCCGGCGCGCTCTCCTCCACCCGCCGGACCTCGGTGCGACTGTCGACGGTCATCGGCACAGCGGCGACGCTCGGCATCGTGCAGACACTCGCGGGCTTCGCTCCGGACGAGGTCGCGTTCAGCGTCCTGCTGGTGGGCATCGGCGTGGGGAACCTGCTGTTCATCACGGCGGCGAACTCGCTGGTGCAGATGTCGTCGAACGTCCAGATCCGCGGGCGGGCGATCTCCGTCTACATCCTCGTCTTGCTCGGCGGGCAGGCTCTCGGCGGGCCGCTGATGGGGTGGGTCGTGGAAGCGCTCGGACCGCACAGCGCGATGGCGGTCTCGGGCCTCGTGCCCACGGCAGCCGCGATCGTGGTGGGGCTGCTGATCGCGCGGGGGACGAACCTGCGGCTGCGGCTGCGACGGAGCGGACGGATGCCGGTGGTGACGATCGTGACCCGGGCGGGCAAAGCCGGCCCGACGCTGTAGCGACCAGCCAGGCGTGCGGTGCGGCTACGGTATCGTGGACCACGCGCCCCCGTAGCTCAGCGGATAGAGCAGGAGCCTTCTAATCTCTTGGTCGCAGGTTCGATTCCTGCCGGGGGCACCCAATGTTCGATGTTCGAACCTGCGACCAAATGAATGGGTCGGCGGTTGGAGCGTCTGCCCTTTTGATGGCCTCTTGTTGTGCTCGCTGGTCGAAGTAGAGGCTGAAGGGTTTGGCGGTCACTGAGCCGGTCTCGCCGTTCTCGCCAATGAGGATTTTGGTGAAGAATGCTTGGTTCGCGAGTCGGCGGGTTTGTGGGTCGGCGTTGGTGTAGATGTCGGCGATGTCGGTGGCGAGTGTGAGGCAGGCGTCGATGTGGGTGCGTGCTTCGGCGTAGTCGTTGTGGTGCTCGGCCAGGCGGGTGTCGAGTGTTTCGAGCTCGCCGCAGAGGCGGTCTTCGAACTTCGCGAACTGGTCGAGGGTGAGCGTGTCGGCCAGGCGCGCTTCGATGAGGCGGTCCTGTTCGGCGACGAGCCGGCCCCGTCGGGCAGTCACTGTGTTCGCTTCGGTTGATGCGGAGGCGGTGAGCCGGTCGAGTTCGGTAGTGAGCATGGTTCGGAGCGCGTCGCGAGTGGCTGGTGTGAGTTGGATGCGCCGGTAGTAGTCAGCAACCAATTCTTCGACTTGAGTAACGTGCATGGCTTGGCGGGTGCAAACAGCACCGATCGGACGTCCAGCCTGGACGCTGAACTCTTAGGGCTTACCAGATCTGTCACGGTATGGGAAAACTCGGCAGATGCGGGGTGCAGGGTGGCCAATCCTTCCCAGCCGTTCGGGCGGCGATCATCATCCCGCCATTCCGGCACTCTCGGGGGGAGAAGCTTATGACGCTCCCGAAACCACAAAAGTAAGGAAAAAATTATGTCTGTTTTTCACTCATCTGAGTTGGCTCCACGTACTGTCGCGACGCGATTCCGGCGTCGGCACCAAGTTGCCACCGTAACACTTGCCCTTGGCGCTGCTCTCCTCGCCATCGGCGCGACCGGAATTGCACCATCTGCAGAAGCAGCGTCACTGCCGAGCGTTAGCCTGTACCCGGGTGCTAGCGGTCCTACCAGCAATGTGGTCGCGACCAATGTCCCAGCCGGGACTCAAGCCTTCTGGGTTGAGTCCTACTAATTTCCTTAGCCCCACACAAATGCCGATGTGTGTAGCGTCCCCCGGCGGTGTCACTGTCGTCTTCAAGGTCGCGAAAAGCGTAAGAGCATTGTCGATCACCCCGACCAATCGGGCGCGTTGCTCCGACCCTCGGAGCGACAAGAGACCTCGGAACGAACAGACCGACATCGCCCCACTCTCTGATCGTGACTCGCACTGGGATTTCATCAACAGGAGCAAACCCATCTGGGAAGGCCAGCCTAAATAAGGGTCGCCAAGTCCGATTGGTAAAGCCTTTAACCTAAGCGCTGTGGAAGTGTCGGGCCGTGAGCAAGTCACGGCACCTCCACAGCGCTTTATCGTAGGGGACTGCACCCTAAAAATACTGTCCGGTAGAGCGGTCGCGCGACGAGATAATGGCCTGCCCCTGTTCGACACTCGTCTCGGCTTCGAACTGCTCTGTTGCCTTACTTTGCCAAGCACTGGTGCCCTGCTCGCCGTCCCTCGGCCTGGCGGAGCTGATCTGAAGTGCGACTGGGCTCATCCGCCGAACGTGAAGGAGCTCGCG
This genomic window from Leifsonia xyli subsp. cynodontis DSM 46306 contains:
- a CDS encoding LysR substrate-binding domain-containing protein, yielding MFDPVLLRTFLAVADLRSFTRAAGRLGISQPTVSQHVRRLEEAAKRQLVARDTREVRLTDNGDAMAGFARTILTAHAEADRYFSGSAMRGRLRFGAADDLAITTLPRILRHFRQQNPQVNLELTVDQSGPLHRRLKAGQLDLIFIKQNPGTTEGTVVATDELVWMGQEKTGLEPGQPVPLIVYQGPSLSRQITIDALESAGRTWRITCNTREVNGVLAAVRAGLGVAVFPRSLIPTDLIKVTNRFELPELGHVDFTLLSNPSAAREPVDALTTAILARAVTRVP
- a CDS encoding MFS transporter, with translation MLILSARPPWRETFVSLRIPNYRRFTAGNLVANTAAWMQRIAMDWLVLQLSGSVAAVGVTVFMQFAPMLLFGLWGGVIADRHSKQRLLIITQSASAALAALLAVLTLSGTVEVCHVYLISFALGLVTVVDNPARQVFVNELVGPRHLRNAISLNSSIFQLGGLIGPALAGLMIAAVGGGWSFAINAVACLAVVAALLALRKGELHHSPAAPRGKGQLAEGIRYVRRKPVIFWTVVMVAVLAVFAFNMPVFLAAYANEVFDAGAQGYGIFNALVAAGALAGALSSTRRTSVRLSTVIGTAATLGIVQTLAGFAPDEVAFSVLLVGIGVGNLLFITAANSLVQMSSNVQIRGRAISVYILVLLGGQALGGPLMGWVVEALGPHSAMAVSGLVPTAAAIVVGLLIARGTNLRLRLRRSGRMPVVTIVTRAGKAGPTL